The DNA window CTTGTTCTTATCagatatttgttgcattttgctcATATTTTCCATACGTTCTTCAAATAAATAAACGTGCCTTTACTAATGATCCTGTTGGTTGAGTAATGTTGAGCATAACATAAATGTTTGTAATTGATGAACtttttaacttcaatttgaaaaacataaaataaaacaatgtagAAAAACTATGTGAGCTTGATACGCACAACGGGGATATCCAACATTGATTTAAGAGATGTTTCAGCTTTAAGTCTATTAGAAACAAATCATTTTCCACTGACTTAACTCCAGATTAGTCTTATCTTCCAAGTGCAACGCGCACCAGGACAATGTACAGAAATTCACCAAACTAATTTAGCAGATGCACTATTTGTTAATCAATTCATAATATGCGATACTTTCAATGGTTGCGGATGAACCGCACCACCCGATGCCTGTTCAATGTCTCCTTCCTCGCACATGTCTGGTGCAGACCACCGGCGTTTTCGCGATGAAGTCGCGTCAATCGCGCCATCGTCATCGTTATCGTTTACCAAATTCATCGGCGGTAAAGAAGTACTGCAACTTCCCGCTTTTGGACTTACTGCGGAATAAGTTGAAGACGTCAGCGAGCTCGGAGAGGATGTGTACGGAGTGCTACTAATGCCAGAGGTTGACGAGGAGGACGAATGGGTTGTCTTATCAATAACCATTGCAACAGGATGGTCATTGGGCTCAAGgaaatttagttgattatttGCAGATCTTGCACTTTGAACTGGTTGATCAAGGGTGGGTTTTGGCGGGTAGTGAGTTGGTTCATGTGGTTTACTCAAATTTGCCGCGGAAAATGGCATTGAAAAGACTGGCACGGACGGAAAACTACTGTAGGGGGGTGCTCCAGATGGACGGGAAGAAACGCTCGTTGTCGGCGCCGAAACTGGAATTTGCAAAGGCTGGTGAGATGATTTTCGCGAAAGATTTTGAGGTAGATATTGCTGCTGCTTCTGTTGTTGACCATTGTTGGGATCCCCTCTATCTCTAGCCAACCTTAGGGTATCCCCTGGATGATATGGAGGTTGGTGATGTAGAGATGTTTGATTACCGTTGATATCGTGATGATGTAGCTGCTGCGTCGATGGTAAATACTGGCCGATGTGTGGTGCCAAATACGCTGAGTTCGACGAGGAAGAGGAATGACTCGTTTTGATCTTTTCGCGTGGAATTAGAGAGAGACAAATGTCGCCGACTTGTAGTTTTTGGCACTTGAGACCAAATTCTTGCATAGATTTCTCCGGACTACACGAGGCCCAGCCTTGTCCGTACACGAAGAATGGATGCTCATTAGCTGCTTCGATATCGATCTGAAATTAGCAAAAAACGATTTGTTATTCATTTCTTAGGCATCTTTGCTGGTAATAGTAAATTAATAGATTGAATTTCAAATTGTAGAAACTGTACAATTTTGTATTCGGGCATTAGTGTAGCAAGTACAGTTTGCGTGATTTTATAAGGACAACTTACTCTAGATCTGTTGTCGTCGTAGCTGAAAGTAATTATCACATTGTTGTTACGTGGAGTAATTTTAACTGTTGTCGATTCGGCCAACCGCAGGTCAGCTGACCTTTCGGCCGTTTGTACTAAGTCTTCCGTTCGAACATCTTCCACTCGTTTGCACTCGCCCGCTAGCTGGATCAGCGCACCCTTGGTGAAATTAGTCGTTGATCCATTCTCAAATGGTCTGTAATGGGAAGTGATTTTCACCTTTAGAAGGAACTGATAACTTAAAATAAGACCCTGCTCAAAGAGGAGCGTTAATTAGTGCTAATACTCACCTAAAAATAGTTGTAGATTTCGTTGTCGGAGATCTTCGCTTTGCATCGCGTTCACTGGGCGGACGTGTAAGAATGCGATGCTTGAGAGAACCCTCTTTGCCGGACGGAACCTTGAATTCGTTATCATGAGACAGTTGTTCAAGACGAAGTCCATCCGTGAGATGATGAGGATGTTGATGATTATGATGGTGAGA is part of the Topomyia yanbarensis strain Yona2022 chromosome 1, ASM3024719v1, whole genome shotgun sequence genome and encodes:
- the LOC131676496 gene encoding uncharacterized protein LOC131676496 translates to MLSAVENLGSGRVYPHPFPGTAAPSLLGQLPLSAAGLPLLGPNMVDMSVAEFARPHPKQQRYTETPRNGLLSSTRAKYSDPPQSPQSGPVNLAVSPNLPNPHSAQSLSAAKINHYNHEFHERTLQAQTRVQQQLQQQQLQQQQLQQQQQHLQQQQQHHHQQQQQHRHQEQQKEAAVAAAAAAAAAADIGKLYSPTNPRLAFFPSPLDANSFPGLNYGLYPFGYSSAHLDARILGRPTYLPGQREAYTPSSFLAPSTFSSSESKAKICPPASLTHLNSHSGLKPTSLPQLPQDKLLSDERSPKMPPSPSSSALIGAYADRELGYLNGLTSAPEHSLHSKYHNSHPAPPEKENKYEHKSLQQHSSHPQHHHPIPGSVSGSSSHGHHSYPPPISSSAAFVSTSTTLPSTLSSSSQRHHSMPHPSSLSHHHNHQHPHHLTDGLRLEQLSHDNEFKVPSGKEGSLKHRILTRPPSERDAKRRSPTTKSTTIFRPFENGSTTNFTKGALIQLAGECKRVEDVRTEDLVQTAERSADLRLAESTTVKITPRNNNVIITFSYDDNRSRIDIEAANEHPFFVYGQGWASCSPEKSMQEFGLKCQKLQVGDICLSLIPREKIKTSHSSSSSNSAYLAPHIGQYLPSTQQLHHHDINGNQTSLHHQPPYHPGDTLRLARDRGDPNNGQQQKQQQYLPQNLSRKSSHQPLQIPVSAPTTSVSSRPSGAPPYSSFPSVPVFSMPFSAANLSKPHEPTHYPPKPTLDQPVQSARSANNQLNFLEPNDHPVAMVIDKTTHSSSSSTSGISSTPYTSSPSSLTSSTYSAVSPKAGSCSTSLPPMNLVNDNDDDGAIDATSSRKRRWSAPDMCEEGDIEQASGGAVHPQPLKVSHIMN